From the genome of Saccharicrinis carchari, one region includes:
- a CDS encoding amino acid permease encodes MQKTLTNPNASFGAMPVFMTAISTILGAILFLRFGWAIGNVGFVGVITIIIIGHLVTVPTALAVAEIATNQKVQGGGAYYIISRSFGLNIGGAIGIALYLSQAISVAFYIIAFGEAFDAIIPYLNLSLDPVLFKKLITLLMMGILSAVVLIRGANIGMKALYVVVGILFLSIFMVFLGSPTGETVTFELNEKTSDPKPFFYVFTILFPAFTGIAAGLGLSGDLKDPKRAIPRGTLWATLVGMVVYIAIAYKMTMSASTEELASDQLVMQRIAIWGPIIPIGLAAATLSSAIGSILVAPRTLQAIGFDDIFPYPILNRWLAKGKEKDNDPVNGTIVTIVIAFFFTGIGDVNFVAQIISMFFMVTYGVICLISFLEHFAADPAFRPTFKHNRWYYSLAGAVFSFWLMFKMDTTYAFLSILIMGLIYMVITKYRPERRGLEKLFKGVMFQLSRQIQIFVQRANKEEAHYNWRPFAVCVSADSFERQSAFDLLGWISHKYGFGTYIHYVQGMLTYQTNQQSSEILERLINRAKGSNTRVYIDTIISPSYTSAIAQVIQLSGISGKGSNLILFEFPSNNPASLKNALDNYALFNSCKMDVCLLNTSIKGFGYKKEIHVWIGRHDFYNANLMILMAYIILGHPDWKKGFIKIYFLAPSDDIDRERKKWLDLIKSGRLPIAPGNVQMILFSEGDRKEEIIRNKSHDADLTITGFSSDDIKKGTECFTRYDGMGNILFVNAYRKKEIE; translated from the coding sequence ATGCAAAAAACACTCACCAACCCCAATGCCTCTTTTGGTGCCATGCCGGTATTTATGACCGCCATTTCTACTATTTTGGGTGCCATACTTTTTTTACGTTTCGGGTGGGCCATTGGTAACGTTGGCTTTGTGGGCGTTATCACCATCATCATTATAGGTCATCTGGTAACTGTACCCACAGCCTTGGCCGTGGCCGAAATAGCTACCAATCAAAAAGTACAGGGCGGTGGGGCTTATTATATTATATCGCGCTCCTTTGGTCTTAACATTGGTGGTGCCATAGGTATAGCATTGTATCTTTCACAAGCCATAAGCGTGGCCTTTTACATCATTGCTTTTGGTGAGGCCTTTGATGCCATTATTCCTTATTTAAACCTGAGCCTGGATCCCGTTCTTTTTAAAAAACTGATTACCCTGTTAATGATGGGTATACTAAGTGCGGTTGTGCTTATACGCGGAGCCAACATTGGTATGAAGGCACTCTACGTAGTGGTGGGTATATTATTTTTATCCATTTTTATGGTGTTTTTAGGGTCACCTACCGGTGAGACAGTTACTTTTGAACTGAATGAAAAAACAAGTGATCCTAAACCGTTTTTTTACGTCTTCACCATTTTATTTCCGGCATTTACGGGTATTGCCGCCGGCCTTGGCTTGTCGGGCGATTTAAAGGACCCCAAACGCGCTATCCCAAGGGGTACCTTATGGGCCACGCTGGTGGGTATGGTGGTGTATATTGCCATAGCTTACAAAATGACAATGTCGGCATCCACCGAAGAATTGGCTTCCGATCAGTTGGTAATGCAGCGCATTGCTATCTGGGGTCCTATCATTCCCATCGGCCTGGCTGCCGCTACCCTTTCATCGGCTATTGGTTCCATATTGGTAGCCCCACGTACCTTGCAAGCCATAGGTTTCGATGATATTTTTCCATACCCCATACTCAATCGCTGGCTGGCCAAAGGAAAAGAGAAGGATAACGACCCGGTTAACGGAACCATTGTTACGATTGTTATTGCCTTCTTTTTTACCGGTATTGGCGATGTAAACTTTGTAGCGCAAATCATCTCCATGTTTTTTATGGTTACCTATGGTGTGATCTGTCTAATCAGCTTTTTGGAGCACTTTGCTGCCGACCCTGCCTTCCGTCCCACATTTAAGCACAACCGTTGGTATTACTCACTTGCCGGCGCAGTTTTTTCGTTCTGGCTGATGTTTAAAATGGATACTACCTACGCCTTCCTTTCTATTCTTATCATGGGCCTTATTTATATGGTTATCACAAAATACCGACCGGAACGCCGGGGGTTGGAGAAGCTTTTCAAGGGTGTGATGTTTCAGCTTAGTCGTCAGATACAAATATTTGTGCAGCGCGCCAATAAAGAGGAAGCGCACTACAACTGGCGCCCTTTTGCAGTGTGCGTTAGCGCCGATAGCTTTGAGCGGCAGTCGGCATTCGACTTGCTGGGCTGGATATCGCATAAATATGGCTTTGGTACTTACATCCATTATGTGCAGGGTATGTTAACCTACCAAACTAACCAGCAATCATCCGAAATTCTGGAGCGCTTGATTAACAGAGCCAAAGGAAGTAACACACGGGTTTATATTGATACCATCATCAGTCCCTCGTACACCTCGGCCATTGCCCAGGTAATACAGCTATCGGGTATATCAGGAAAGGGGAGTAATCTAATTCTTTTTGAGTTTCCCAGTAACAATCCCGCATCGCTAAAAAACGCCTTAGACAATTATGCCTTGTTTAATTCGTGCAAAATGGATGTATGCTTGTTGAATACTTCGATAAAAGGATTTGGTTATAAAAAAGAAATACATGTGTGGATAGGCCGGCATGATTTTTATAATGCCAACCTGATGATTTTAATGGCTTACATTATTTTGGGTCATCCCGATTGGAAAAAAGGTTTTATCAAGATATATTTTTTGGCGCCTTCGGACGATATAGATCGTGAACGCAAAAAATGGCTCGATTTGATTAAATCAGGTCGGCTGCCCATTGCACCGGGCAATGTGCAAATGATACTTTTTAGCGAAGGCGACCGTAAGGAAGAAATTATACGCAATAAAAGTCATGATGCCGACCTTACCATCACCGGCTTTTCGTCCGATGATATTAAAAAGGGCACCGAGTGCTTTACGCGCTACGATGGCATGGGAAATATTCTGTTTGTAAATGCCTACCGAAAAAAGGAAATAGAGTAA
- a CDS encoding YwbE family protein yields MDGRERKNIKVGSKVAIVQNMDARSGHLTHGVVKEILDEDQFHLKGIQIKLKTGQVGRVKMIK; encoded by the coding sequence ATGGACGGAAGAGAAAGAAAAAACATTAAAGTGGGTAGCAAGGTAGCCATAGTACAAAACATGGATGCCCGTTCGGGACACCTAACCCATGGTGTGGTAAAAGAAATATTAGACGAAGATCAATTTCATTTAAAGGGCATACAGATTAAATTAAAAACAGGACAAGTAGGCCGGGTGAAGATGATAAAGTGA
- a CDS encoding endonuclease MutS2 — translation MIYPEFFEEKIRFNRVRELVKEQCLSSLGRERVDEMRFVTLHDVVQRWVNQTNEFKRICVEESSFPTSYYIDVRGPLNRIKVEGLFLEERELFDLRRSLLSVKEIVRFFKNKEEQNAYPYLREIAAKVMVYPYVFERIDAILNKFGKIKDNASPELARIRHEMVKKQGSVSRKMAAILNKARQDGLIEADVNVAIRDGRAVIPVPAGNKRKLSGIIHDESATGKTSFIEPTEIVEINNEIRELEYADRREVSRILIAFSDNIRPYLGDLIFSYEFLGIMDFIRAKAKFALQINAGLPNMVTHPEVNWEEATHPLLYLQHSAEGKEVVPLTIQLNREQRIVLISGPNAGGKSVCLQTVGLLQYMFQCGLLVPMDERSAIGIYKHIFIDIGDQQSIENDLSTYSSHLVNMKFFLKNGTPESLILIDEFGTGTEPALGGAIAESVLKEYNRMGLHGVITTHYTNLKHYASGAQGIVNGAMQFDTHQIKPLFKLLTGQPGSSFAFEIARKIGLPDHLLDSAKEQIGEDHINFDKHLREIARDKRYWEQKRDNIRRKDKQLEDVYDKYLSLLENSKNERKLIIEKARHEAEQLMANANKQIERTIREIKESQAEKERTKKARENLADLKVKLEKPDNQKHKIDREIERIKKRRKRKDEKEESQKENVATDARSDSEIGVKKQTSSTKTPHDDVIRKGDKVKLEGQSLPGEVMEVNGKNALVGFGHLITNVKTSRLQKMSNNEVKQALRVLNRPSVGAGVAEKVREKKLTFKPDIDVRGQRAEEAIQNVTEHIDDAAMCEVATVKILHGKGNGILRQMLREMLNTMPHVKSFKDEDIRFGGSGITIVEIDI, via the coding sequence TTGATATATCCGGAATTTTTTGAAGAGAAGATAAGGTTTAACCGTGTGCGCGAACTTGTTAAGGAACAGTGCCTGAGTTCACTGGGTAGGGAGCGTGTTGACGAAATGCGCTTTGTTACACTGCACGATGTGGTGCAGCGCTGGGTAAATCAAACCAATGAGTTTAAACGTATTTGTGTTGAGGAATCGTCGTTTCCTACGAGTTATTATATCGATGTGCGGGGACCCTTAAATAGAATTAAGGTTGAGGGTTTGTTTCTGGAGGAGAGGGAGTTATTTGACTTGCGGCGTTCGTTATTGTCAGTAAAAGAGATTGTACGTTTTTTTAAAAATAAAGAAGAACAAAACGCTTATCCCTATCTGCGGGAAATTGCTGCCAAAGTAATGGTATATCCTTATGTTTTTGAGCGTATCGATGCTATTTTAAATAAGTTTGGCAAGATAAAGGACAATGCTTCACCTGAGCTGGCACGTATACGCCACGAAATGGTGAAAAAACAAGGTAGTGTTTCGCGTAAAATGGCGGCTATCCTTAATAAAGCACGTCAGGATGGTTTGATCGAAGCCGATGTGAATGTGGCTATTCGCGACGGGCGGGCGGTTATTCCTGTGCCGGCCGGCAACAAACGCAAGCTGAGTGGTATCATACACGACGAATCGGCCACTGGCAAAACATCTTTTATCGAACCCACCGAAATTGTAGAAATTAATAATGAGATTCGCGAGCTCGAATATGCCGATCGAAGGGAGGTAAGTCGTATTTTGATTGCCTTTTCGGATAATATTCGTCCATATTTGGGCGACCTTATTTTTTCTTACGAATTTTTGGGTATTATGGATTTTATCCGTGCCAAAGCAAAATTTGCCTTACAAATAAATGCTGGCCTGCCCAACATGGTTACACATCCCGAGGTAAACTGGGAGGAGGCCACTCACCCCTTGTTGTATTTGCAGCATTCGGCCGAAGGCAAGGAAGTAGTGCCACTTACCATCCAACTCAACCGTGAACAGCGTATTGTGCTTATTTCAGGACCCAATGCGGGCGGTAAATCGGTTTGTTTGCAAACAGTGGGCTTACTCCAATATATGTTTCAGTGTGGGCTATTGGTTCCTATGGACGAGCGCAGTGCCATAGGTATCTACAAGCATATATTTATCGACATTGGCGATCAACAATCCATCGAAAACGACCTGAGTACCTACAGCTCCCATTTGGTCAATATGAAGTTTTTTCTTAAAAACGGTACCCCGGAAAGCCTCATCCTGATTGATGAGTTTGGTACCGGTACCGAGCCTGCCTTGGGCGGTGCGATTGCCGAATCAGTATTAAAAGAATATAACCGGATGGGCCTGCATGGGGTAATCACCACGCATTATACCAACTTAAAACATTATGCCTCGGGTGCACAGGGAATCGTAAATGGCGCCATGCAATTTGATACCCACCAGATTAAACCCTTGTTTAAACTGCTGACAGGCCAGCCCGGTAGCTCCTTTGCTTTTGAGATTGCCCGTAAAATTGGTCTGCCTGATCACCTGCTGGATAGTGCAAAAGAGCAAATAGGGGAGGATCATATTAATTTTGACAAACATCTGCGCGAAATAGCCCGTGACAAACGCTACTGGGAACAAAAGCGCGATAATATACGTCGTAAGGACAAGCAGTTAGAGGATGTGTACGACAAATATCTCAGCTTGCTCGAAAACAGCAAAAACGAACGTAAACTAATTATAGAGAAAGCGCGCCACGAAGCGGAACAGTTGATGGCCAATGCCAATAAGCAGATTGAACGCACCATTCGCGAGATAAAAGAGAGTCAGGCCGAGAAAGAACGAACCAAAAAAGCACGCGAAAACCTTGCCGATTTAAAAGTAAAGTTAGAGAAGCCCGACAATCAAAAGCATAAAATTGATCGTGAGATTGAACGCATTAAAAAACGTAGGAAAAGAAAAGACGAAAAAGAAGAGAGCCAAAAAGAAAATGTTGCTACAGATGCGCGGTCAGATTCAGAGATAGGGGTAAAAAAACAAACTTCAAGCACCAAAACACCGCACGACGATGTTATCCGCAAAGGGGATAAAGTTAAGCTGGAAGGACAGTCCCTGCCGGGAGAAGTAATGGAGGTAAACGGAAAAAATGCTTTGGTGGGCTTTGGACATTTAATTACTAATGTTAAAACATCGCGTTTGCAAAAAATGAGCAACAACGAAGTGAAACAAGCGCTGCGTGTACTTAACAGACCAAGTGTAGGAGCAGGTGTGGCCGAAAAAGTGAGGGAAAAAAAACTTACCTTTAAGCCCGACATCGATGTGAGAGGGCAACGGGCAGAAGAAGCCATACAAAACGTTACCGAACATATTGACGATGCTGCCATGTGCGAAGTGGCTACAGTGAAAATATTACACGGTAAAGGAAACGGCATTTTAAGACAAATGCTGCGCGAGATGCTGAATACCATGCCACATGTAAAAAGTTTTAAGGATGAGGATATTCGCTTTGGGGGGAGTGGAATCACAATTGTTGAAATAGATATTTGA
- the rsgA gene encoding ribosome small subunit-dependent GTPase A yields the protein MTDKKYIISLESLGFGPEFEVFKAEIGEQNLARVIAEHKERYIVKNENGEYIAEVIGNLRFSAHSRFDFPSVGDWVSISVYEGGKAFIHRIANRKNALKRQAVGKDGEEQIIAANINYAFVVEAVNRDFNINRFQRFLTICYEADIEPILILNKIDLIGKDKLSELSKLISSRIPNVDLITTSCYDSSGISALREAIQIGKTYCFLGSSGVGKSTLVNRLSGAVMMQTNSVSETSDRGKHTTSHRHLVVLKEGGLLIDNPGMREVGIANAQMGLESSFQHITRLSETCHFKDCAHRHEKGCAVLKALENGEIGKDNYQNYLKMQRETEHFEASELDRKQKGKKLSKLIKHVNNRRT from the coding sequence ATGACAGATAAAAAATATATAATTTCACTTGAAAGCTTAGGTTTCGGTCCTGAATTTGAAGTGTTTAAAGCAGAAATAGGCGAGCAGAATTTAGCCAGGGTAATCGCCGAGCATAAAGAGCGGTATATCGTAAAAAACGAAAATGGTGAGTACATAGCAGAGGTAATTGGAAACCTAAGGTTTAGCGCCCATTCCAGATTTGATTTCCCAAGCGTGGGTGATTGGGTATCCATCTCGGTGTACGAAGGAGGAAAAGCATTTATACATCGCATTGCGAATCGAAAAAATGCCTTAAAAAGACAGGCAGTCGGAAAGGATGGCGAGGAGCAGATAATCGCAGCAAATATTAATTATGCATTTGTTGTTGAAGCTGTAAACAGAGATTTTAATATCAACCGCTTTCAACGTTTTCTGACCATTTGTTACGAGGCCGATATTGAGCCCATCCTTATATTAAATAAGATAGATTTAATAGGTAAGGATAAATTAAGTGAGCTCTCAAAACTAATAAGCAGCAGAATCCCGAATGTAGATTTAATAACAACAAGCTGTTACGATAGTTCCGGTATAAGTGCATTGCGAGAAGCTATACAAATTGGGAAAACCTATTGTTTTTTAGGCTCGTCAGGTGTGGGTAAGTCCACCCTTGTTAATCGGTTGTCGGGTGCTGTCATGATGCAAACCAACAGTGTCAGCGAAACAAGCGATAGGGGAAAGCATACCACATCCCACCGTCATCTGGTGGTTTTAAAAGAGGGCGGCCTACTTATCGACAATCCGGGAATGCGTGAGGTAGGCATTGCAAATGCTCAAATGGGCTTGGAGAGTAGTTTTCAGCATATTACCCGCTTATCAGAAACATGCCACTTTAAGGATTGTGCTCATCGGCACGAAAAAGGCTGTGCCGTATTGAAAGCGCTGGAGAATGGAGAGATAGGTAAAGATAACTACCAAAACTACTTGAAAATGCAACGGGAAACGGAGCATTTTGAAGCCAGTGAGCTGGATCGGAAACAAAAGGGGAAAAAGCTATCGAAATTGATTAAGCATGTGAATAACAGAAGGACATGA
- a CDS encoding response regulator, whose protein sequence is MFTPEPQKILIVDDSASNIKVLQKVLDQYKCIVATSGANALLLAKAEKQPDLILLEVVMDNMNGYDVCEELKQDQLTKDIPVIFLTDQNQPETLVKGFKVGASDFINKPFHEDVLRARVANQLKYKKIADNNLLYLKSIEAIYDTITDSMYYAQRIQEATLPHKSYLDKVLGEHFLFYKPRDIVSGDFYLVHQIAHKILLVVADCTGHGVPGALMSMMSMALINEIINIEKTNRPNLILDQLRTLIIKTFSNDGNNIVSDGLDAAIVLIDPETDSMEYAGANLPIYLIRNNELIEFKGNRMPVGIYPSQAPFSNHKIKLRPGDLMYFFTDGYPDQFGGEANRKMMLGHFKALLLKQHNLSMKEQKKLLSDYFNDWMGHNEQIDDVLLMGYRYKG, encoded by the coding sequence ATGTTCACTCCCGAGCCGCAAAAAATACTTATCGTCGATGATTCCGCTTCGAACATTAAGGTATTACAAAAAGTACTGGACCAATATAAATGTATAGTAGCCACATCAGGTGCTAATGCACTTTTATTAGCCAAAGCTGAAAAACAACCCGACCTGATTTTACTTGAGGTGGTGATGGATAACATGAACGGTTACGATGTTTGTGAAGAGCTAAAGCAAGATCAGCTTACAAAGGATATACCGGTTATATTTTTAACGGATCAAAACCAACCCGAAACATTGGTAAAAGGATTTAAGGTGGGCGCATCCGACTTTATTAATAAACCGTTTCATGAAGATGTACTCAGAGCAAGGGTTGCCAACCAACTTAAGTATAAAAAAATAGCCGACAATAACCTGCTGTATTTAAAGTCGATAGAGGCTATTTATGATACCATCACCGATAGCATGTATTATGCACAACGAATACAAGAGGCCACTTTACCGCACAAATCTTATTTAGATAAAGTTTTAGGCGAGCACTTTTTATTTTATAAACCACGCGACATTGTTAGTGGCGACTTTTACCTGGTACATCAGATAGCGCATAAAATTTTGTTGGTAGTCGCCGATTGTACCGGCCATGGTGTACCGGGTGCTTTAATGAGTATGATGAGCATGGCACTGATTAATGAGATTATCAATATAGAAAAAACCAATCGGCCCAACCTCATTTTAGATCAGTTGCGTACCCTTATTATTAAAACCTTCAGCAACGATGGTAACAATATTGTTTCGGATGGGCTGGATGCGGCCATTGTTTTAATTGATCCCGAAACGGATAGCATGGAATATGCCGGTGCCAACCTTCCTATTTACCTGATTCGCAACAATGAACTTATAGAATTTAAAGGGAACAGGATGCCTGTTGGAATTTATCCATCACAAGCTCCGTTTAGTAATCACAAAATTAAACTCAGACCGGGAGATCTCATGTATTTTTTTACAGATGGCTACCCCGACCAGTTTGGAGGAGAGGCAAACAGGAAAATGATGCTGGGCCATTTTAAGGCCCTGCTGCTTAAACAACACAATTTAAGCATGAAAGAACAAAAGAAGCTTTTATCTGATTACTTTAACGATTGGATGGGGCACAATGAACAGATAGACGATGTATTGCTAATGGGATATCGATATAAGGGTTAA
- the ppdK gene encoding pyruvate, phosphate dikinase yields the protein MAVKRVYTFGNGKAEGRVDMKNLLGGKGANLAEMNLIGVPVPPGFTITTDACIEYNKLGKDAIVDLLKAEVEAAVKNVEALTNTSFGDKNNPLLVSVRSGARASMPGMMDTVLNLGLNDDSVAGIAAKSNNDRFAWDSYRRFVQMYGDVVLGMKPESKEEIDPFERIMEEVKERKGVDLDTDLDVEDLKELVTLFKLAVKEQTGHDFPESAWEQLWGAVTAVFDSWNTDRAKIYRRMEGIPDEWGTAVNVQAMVYGNMGDNSATGVAFTRDAGTGENIFNGEYLINAQGEDVVAGIRTPQQITKEGSLRWAELQGVTEEDRVDMYPSLEEAMPKVYKELDAVQKKLEHHYKDMQDLEFTVQDGKLWLLQTRNGKRTGAAMVKIAMDMYREKIIDDKMVLMRIEANKLDELLHPVFDLDAITSAQELARGLPASPGAASGQIVFFADEAKKYPVTILVRTETSPEDLEGMVVAKGILTARGGMTSHAAVVARGMGKCCVSGAGALKIDYKERVMRIDGKVYKEGDWISLNGSTGKVYGGSVKTTQPDLDGDFGHIMDFATKHTRMNVRTNADTPKDARVARDFGAQGIGLCRTEHMFFEGGRIKSVREMILSSDENGRRAALDKLLPYQREDFEGIFEAMDGYSVTIRLLDPPLHEFVPHTEAAQQDMATEMGISLAEVKTKISDLEEINPMLGHRGCRLGNTYPEITEMQTRAIIEAAINLKKKGVIAKPEIMVPLIGTVEELKMQNDIIRKTADLVFAEKGDKVDYLVGTMIEIPRAALLADKVAEVAEFFSFGTNDLTQMAFGYSRDDANKFLPVYLEKGILKTDPFQVLDQEGVGQLVEMGTQRGRFTKPDLKVGICGEHGGEPKSVEFCDSVGMNYVSCSPFRVPIARVAAAQANIKKDLK from the coding sequence ATGGCTGTAAAAAGAGTTTATACCTTCGGAAATGGAAAAGCCGAAGGAAGGGTTGACATGAAAAATCTGCTGGGCGGTAAGGGTGCGAACCTGGCCGAAATGAATTTGATTGGCGTACCGGTGCCCCCCGGGTTTACCATAACCACAGATGCCTGTATCGAATACAATAAATTAGGTAAAGATGCTATTGTTGACCTTTTGAAAGCCGAGGTTGAAGCCGCTGTTAAAAATGTAGAGGCCTTAACCAATACTTCCTTCGGCGATAAAAATAATCCTCTTTTGGTTTCCGTACGCTCAGGTGCCAGAGCATCAATGCCCGGTATGATGGATACGGTACTTAACTTAGGACTCAATGATGATTCCGTTGCAGGAATTGCTGCCAAATCAAATAACGATCGTTTTGCCTGGGATTCTTACCGTCGCTTTGTGCAGATGTACGGCGATGTTGTGTTGGGCATGAAACCAGAATCGAAAGAAGAGATTGATCCCTTCGAACGCATAATGGAAGAGGTGAAGGAGCGCAAAGGGGTTGATTTAGATACCGATTTGGATGTGGAAGACTTAAAAGAGCTGGTTACTTTATTTAAGCTTGCTGTAAAAGAACAAACAGGTCATGATTTTCCGGAAAGTGCCTGGGAGCAACTGTGGGGTGCGGTTACAGCCGTTTTTGACAGTTGGAATACCGATAGGGCAAAAATATATCGCCGCATGGAAGGCATACCCGATGAATGGGGAACTGCCGTTAATGTTCAGGCCATGGTGTATGGTAATATGGGGGATAACTCGGCCACAGGGGTAGCCTTTACCAGGGATGCCGGAACAGGTGAAAATATATTTAATGGCGAATACCTTATCAATGCACAGGGCGAAGATGTGGTTGCCGGTATACGCACACCACAGCAAATAACCAAAGAAGGCTCTCTACGCTGGGCCGAGCTTCAGGGGGTTACTGAAGAGGACAGAGTAGATATGTATCCTTCGCTCGAAGAGGCGATGCCAAAAGTGTACAAGGAATTGGATGCCGTTCAGAAAAAATTGGAACACCATTATAAGGATATGCAAGATCTTGAGTTTACCGTTCAGGATGGTAAATTATGGTTGCTGCAAACACGAAACGGTAAGCGAACGGGTGCGGCTATGGTAAAAATTGCGATGGATATGTACCGCGAAAAAATTATCGACGATAAAATGGTTTTGATGCGTATTGAAGCCAATAAGCTGGACGAACTTTTACATCCGGTTTTTGATCTGGATGCCATTACTTCTGCTCAGGAGTTGGCAAGGGGATTGCCTGCATCGCCGGGAGCAGCCTCCGGACAAATTGTTTTCTTTGCCGATGAGGCCAAAAAGTATCCGGTAACTATCCTGGTGCGCACCGAAACATCACCCGAAGATTTAGAAGGCATGGTAGTGGCCAAGGGCATACTCACCGCCAGAGGGGGGATGACATCGCACGCTGCCGTAGTAGCACGCGGAATGGGTAAGTGCTGCGTATCTGGTGCCGGTGCCTTAAAAATTGATTACAAAGAACGTGTGATGCGTATAGATGGTAAAGTGTATAAAGAAGGGGATTGGATATCGTTGAACGGTTCAACAGGTAAGGTTTATGGCGGAAGCGTTAAAACAACTCAGCCTGATTTAGATGGCGATTTCGGTCATATCATGGATTTTGCTACAAAACACACCCGGATGAATGTACGCACCAATGCCGACACGCCCAAGGATGCCAGGGTAGCACGCGATTTTGGTGCCCAGGGTATTGGTTTATGCCGCACAGAGCATATGTTTTTTGAAGGTGGCAGGATAAAATCGGTACGCGAAATGATTCTTTCGTCGGATGAAAACGGAAGAAGAGCTGCATTGGATAAACTGCTTCCTTATCAACGTGAGGACTTTGAAGGTATATTTGAAGCCATGGACGGGTACAGCGTTACCATTCGTTTGCTGGATCCGCCTTTACATGAGTTTGTACCGCATACCGAAGCCGCCCAGCAAGATATGGCCACGGAAATGGGAATCAGCCTGGCTGAGGTGAAAACAAAAATTTCGGATTTGGAGGAAATTAACCCCATGTTAGGTCATCGTGGTTGCCGTTTAGGGAATACTTATCCCGAAATTACCGAAATGCAAACCCGGGCAATTATAGAGGCAGCTATTAATCTTAAGAAAAAAGGTGTTATTGCAAAACCCGAAATTATGGTACCCCTCATTGGTACAGTGGAAGAATTGAAAATGCAAAACGACATTATCCGCAAAACAGCCGACCTCGTATTTGCCGAAAAAGGGGATAAAGTAGACTACTTGGTAGGTACCATGATAGAAATACCGCGTGCCGCCTTATTAGCCGACAAGGTGGCCGAAGTGGCCGAGTTCTTTTCGTTTGGTACCAATGATTTAACGCAGATGGCCTTCGGTTACTCACGCGATGATGCCAATAAGTTTTTACCTGTTTATCTCGAAAAAGGTATTCTTAAAACAGATCCCTTCCAGGTGCTGGATCAAGAAGGGGTGGGGCAACTGGTTGAAATGGGAACCCAAAGAGGACGTTTTACCAAGCCCGACCTTAAGGTAGGTATTTGTGGCGAACATGGAGGTGAGCCTAAGTCTGTAGAGTTTTGCGACTCAGTGGGGATGAACTATGTTTCGTGTTCCCCTTTCAGAGTGCCGATAGCCCGGGTGGCCGCAGCCCAGGCTAATATCAAAAAGGATCTAAAATAA